DNA from Streptococcus parasuis:
CTCGAGAGTATTGCAGTAATTGGTTTTCCAATTTGTTCAATCTTATCATGAATCTTGTTCCAATCGCTACCAGGATCTACTACAATCAGATGGGTATCACTTTCAAGATAATAGGTATTTTGGACGGCCACTGGATTGATTGTTTTATGGATTTTCATGTTCGCTCCCCTAATTTTCATTCATAATAGTCTATACAAAATCAAAGACGGTATTAGTGTAACAAAAAAAATGGCATTCTTCATGGATTTTGTTTGGAGCTTTTTCCTATAAATGGAATATGCTATAATGTCATTATGGATATAACTAGAACAAGCAATCGATACGCAGTAGTAGATTTGGAAGCTACGGGGACTGGTATTGATGCAAAAATTATTCAAATCGGGATAGTTATCGTTGAAAACAGGGAAATAGTAGAGACCTATTCCACAGATATTAATCCCTATGAATTATTAGATGACCATATAAAAAATTTAACAGGGATTACGGACCAGCGGTTGGCCATAGCACCTGACTTTGGACAAGTTGCTGGGAAAATCTATGAGCTGATTAGTGATGCAATTTTTGTAGCTCATAATGTTAAATTTGATGCAAACTTGTTGGCTGAGGCTCTCTTTTTTGAGGGCTATGATTTGTTGTCTCCAAGGGTAGATACGGTTGAGTTATCCCAACTTTTCTTTCCGACTTTTGATAAATATAGTCTGGGGAATTTGGCAGAATATTTGGATTTAGGTTTAGAACAGGCTCATACGGCCATTTCTGATGCCTTGGCAACCGCTCGATTGCTCATCAAAATTCAAGAGAAAATTAAAAGTCTCCCCACTTTCATGGTGGAGAATCTCTTGCTCTTAGCTGATCAGTTGCTTTTTGAGAGTCGATTGGTTATTGATGAGATGGTTCCCTATTTGTCAGATAATCTGTCAGAAAGTTTCGAGGTAGTTCATGGATTGGTACTTAAAAGACCACTTGAAACAAAGCAGGCTTATCATCTGTCCGAAGATTTTTTGACCAACATTGCTCTACTAGGCTTGCACGAACGGAAAAACCAAACAGCTTTTGCAACAGTTGTTGAAAAACGATTGGATGATCAAGAAAGTGTGCATTTTATTCAGGCACAAGCAGGACTAGGGAAGACTTATGGCTATCTGCTTCCTCTTCTTGCCAAAACTGATCAGCCATTATTAGTGACTGTTCCAACAAAACTCCTCCAAGAGCAAATCATAGAAAATGAAGGATGTAAATTACAAGAAATATTTCAAATTCCAATCGTCTCTATAAAATCCCCAAAGCATTTTATAAATTTGGATAAATTTTGGAAATCTTTGCAAAAACAGGATAGCAATCGACTTGTCAATTTATTCAAAATGCAAGTGCTGGTTTGGCTGACTGAAACTCACACAGGTGACTTAGATGAGTTGAAGCAAAAACAGCGTTATCAGTCTTATTTTGACGATATTAGCCATGATGGAACAATAGATTCCGAGAGTTTGTTTTGGGAATGGGATTTTTGGAGAAGACTGAATCAACAAGCACAGTCATGTCGATTGCTCATCACGAATCATGCCTATTTCCTTCATCATCTCAAGGATCAAGATCCTCTCATGGCTCACCGTATCGTGGTGATTGATGAGGCGCAGAAATTTCTGCTGGCTGCTGAAAACTTGGCGACTGATTCACAAGAGTTGGGCGTTGCTTTACAGCTCTTGCAAAGCAAGAAGGACAAGGCTGATTCGATATTGGAACAGCGCTTATTTGAATCGAGTCAGTTTGAACTCAGTCATTTTTTGACTCGTTTTCGACAGAATGGTTACCGAGAAATTCATAAAGAGGAACTAGCGCAGGTTCGTCAAAATTTGACTGAATTACAGGATAGTGATTTGCGTGAATTATTGCAGTTTTTGGATTATTATGATGCATTTTGGTTGGAAGAAAAGGTGTTAGAAGAAAAACGTGTTGCTTATTTGAGAGGAGCAAAGGATGGCTTGCTAAATGTAGCGAG
Protein-coding regions in this window:
- a CDS encoding bifunctional DnaQ family exonuclease/ATP-dependent helicase, whose product is MDITRTSNRYAVVDLEATGTGIDAKIIQIGIVIVENREIVETYSTDINPYELLDDHIKNLTGITDQRLAIAPDFGQVAGKIYELISDAIFVAHNVKFDANLLAEALFFEGYDLLSPRVDTVELSQLFFPTFDKYSLGNLAEYLDLGLEQAHTAISDALATARLLIKIQEKIKSLPTFMVENLLLLADQLLFESRLVIDEMVPYLSDNLSESFEVVHGLVLKRPLETKQAYHLSEDFLTNIALLGLHERKNQTAFATVVEKRLDDQESVHFIQAQAGLGKTYGYLLPLLAKTDQPLLVTVPTKLLQEQIIENEGCKLQEIFQIPIVSIKSPKHFINLDKFWKSLQKQDSNRLVNLFKMQVLVWLTETHTGDLDELKQKQRYQSYFDDISHDGTIDSESLFWEWDFWRRLNQQAQSCRLLITNHAYFLHHLKDQDPLMAHRIVVIDEAQKFLLAAENLATDSQELGVALQLLQSKKDKADSILEQRLFESSQFELSHFLTRFRQNGYREIHKEELAQVRQNLTELQDSDLRELLQFLDYYDAFWLEEKVLEEKRVAYLRGAKDGLLNVASLLPKSKIFCISATLVISNQVNLSDLLGFEQATMDLLPTKKVENQEIIFPTNLPDIIKLPKDEHADYLARHLVEMAELGKPILVLFTSISLLLQVSDLLDQYALPHLAQHKHGQEITLKRKFERGECQLLLGTGMFWEGVDFSSHNQLIQVITRLPFENPKDRFVQKINDHLRNEGKNPFYDYNLPMMMIKLKQAIGRTNRQSTQESIVLVLDNRVYTKRYGHQILSFLQKDYQLTKIDEKEICGTVQQYFEE